Proteins from a genomic interval of Xylocopa sonorina isolate GNS202 chromosome 4, iyXylSono1_principal, whole genome shotgun sequence:
- the LOC143423075 gene encoding putative GPI-anchor transamidase — protein sequence MYLKFVITLCIFHLNYAWEIPENFTKTGHSNNWAVLVDTSRFWFNYRHVANVLSIYRSVKRLGIPDSQIILMIADDMACNPRNPRPATVFNNIKQHINVYGDDVEVDYRGYEVTVENFVRLLTGRLAPETPRSKRLLTDEGSNILIYLTGHGGNGFLKFQDSEEITSKELGESLEQMWQKRRYHEILFIVDTCQASSMYEKFYSPNILAVASSLVGEESLSHHLDPAIGVYVIDRYTYYALDFLETVEPSSTKTLGEFLKVCPKHYCLSTVGVRTDLFRRNPDKVPVTDFFGSLRPIELTTNVMNVLPVKINRTKTIEPERRYFYVSQFPNVSKLMEARETNVHELLKRK from the exons ATGTATTTAAAATTTGTCATTACTTTGTGCATTTTTCACTTGAACTATGCTTGGGAG ATACCAGAGAACTTTACTAAGACAGGACACTCAAATAATTGGGCAGTGCTGGTCGATACTTCACGATTTTGGTTTAATTATCGACACGTAGCAAACGTGTTATCCATTTACAGAAGTGTTAAACGTTTAGGTATACCAGATTCACAAATTATCTTAATGATAGCAGACGACATGGCATGCAATCCTAGAAATCCTAGACCAGCCACTGTCTTCAATAACATCAAGCAACATATTAACGTTTACGGAGATGATGTAGAGGTTGACTACAGAGGTTACGAAGTTACAGTAGAAAATTTTGTCAGATTGTTAACTGGCCGGTTAGCACCGGAAACACCGAGATCTAAGAGGCTGTTAACAGACGAAGGGTCTAACATCTTGATTTATCTCACTGGTCATGGTgggaatggatttctaaagtttCAAGATTCCGAGGAAATCACAAGCAAAGAGCTCGGGGAGTCTTTGGAACAAATGTGGCAAAAGAGAAGATATCATGAAATTTTGTTTATTGTCGATACTTGCCAAGCAAGTTCAATGTACGAGAAGTTTTATTCTCCAAACATTCTAGCAGTTGCTTCCAGTCTAGTAGGCGAGGAATCACTTTCT CATCACTTGGATCCTGCCATTGGTGTTTATGTTATAGATAGATACACATATTATGCATTAGACTTCCTAGAAACAGTAGAACCATCTAGTACCAAAACTTTGGGAGAATTT CTCAAAGTGTGCCCTAAACATTATTGTTTATCAACGGTGGGTGTAAGAACGGATTTGTTCAGAAGAAATCCTGACAAAGTACCTGTCACAGATTTCTTTGGATCATTAAGGCCTATAGAATTAACAACAAACGTAATGAATGTTTTGCCTGTGAAAATAAATAGGACAAAAACTATCGAACCGGAAAGAAGATACTTTTACGTTTCACAGTTCCCCAATGTGTCGAAGCTCATGGAAGCCAGAGAAACAAATGTACATGAACTTCTTAAAAGGAAATAA